The sequence below is a genomic window from Ignavibacteriales bacterium.
AGTATTAAACGGAGGCTGAATGAAAATAGCAGTATGTGTGAGCCATGTACCCGACACTGCTACTAAGATAAAAATTGGTTCTGCCGAGAAAATAATCGACCCGGCAGGAGTTACTTATATAATTAATCCCTACGATGAGTTTGCGGTTGAAGAAGCATTAAAACTGAAAGAAAAGTTTGGCGGAGATTCCGAAGTCACTGCTGTCAGTGTTGGAAATGATGCTAATAAAGAAACAATTCGTAAAGCTCTGGCGATGGGAGTTGATAAAGGTATACTTCTTAAAACAGATGTGGAAACTGATTCATATTTCGTGGCAAGTGCATTATCCGGTGAATTAAAATCCGGTGGCTATGATTTAATTTTATTCGGCAAACAGTCTGTTGATTTTGATAATTCAATCACCGGTCAGCTTACTGCAGAAATGCTTGGTTATAATTGTATATCGGTTGTCGTTCTATTAAATATTGATGGAAATAAAATTACTGCAGAAAGAGAAATAGAAGGCGGCAGAGAAGTAATCTCCACTGAATTACCGGCTGTGATTACAGCACAGAAAGGGTTGAATGAACCGCGTTATGCTTCTTTGAAAGGTATAATGGCGGCAAAAAAGAAAGTCATAGAGGAAAAAGTTCTCACAGACATTCAAAACAAAACTGAAATACTGAAACTAAGATTGCCTTCACCTAAAAATCCGGGAAGAATAATAGGAACTGATAAATCAGCTGTTCCGGAATTAGTAAGATTGTTAAGGGAAGAAGCAAAAGTCATTTAAAGGAAATTAAAATAATGCCGAAAAAAATCCTGATCTTTATTGAACAAAGAGAGAACAAGCTTAAAAAAACTTCGTATGAAACTGCAACAGTTGCTCATTCAATTGCTTCAGCTTTAGGTTATGAAACAGAAGCTGTTGTGATAGGCGGAGAGATTGAAAATATCAATACAATTCAATCCTATGGTCTGAACAAAATAGTTCATTTCAAGAATTCAGATCTTATTAATTACTCATCAAGTGCGTATAAAAACATTGTATCAGGTTATGCGAAAGAAACCGGTGCTGAGTATGTCATATTTCCTAATAGCTCACTCGGTAAAGATCTTGCTCCATTAGTAAGTGTAAATCTAAATGCGGGCATAATCATGGATATAATTGACTTCACAATAAATGATAACACCATTACTTTAACTCGACCAGTTTACGCCGGCAAAGCATTGATGGATGTCAAATTCAACAGCGATGTAAAAGTCTTTACTCTGCGGCCAAACGTTTTCAAGCCGGTTAGTTCAGATTCATCAACAGAAATTGAAATTAGAAATGTTGACAATCCGAACCTTACCAACAGAGTAACAGAATCAAAAAAATCTGAAGGCAAACTTGATGTTGCGGAAGCTGACATTATTGTTTCCGGCGGCAGAGGAATGAAAGGTCCCGAAAATTTTCATTTGATTGAAGAACTCGCTGATGCATTAGGAGCTGCAGTGGGAGCTTCAAGAGCAGTTGTTGATGCAGGCTGGCGTCCTCATCGCGAACAGGTCGGTCAGACAGGAAAAACTGTATCACCATCACTTTATGTTGCCTGCGGAATTTCAGGTGCGATTCAGCACCTTGCCGGTATGTCATCAGCAAAATATATTGTAGCAATTAACAAGGATAAAGATTCACCGATTTTTAATATTGCCGACTATGGAATTGCCGGAGATATTTTTGAAATACTTCCTGCATTTACTGAAGAAGTAAGAAAGCTGAAAGCATAAAAAGGAAAACTATTGCATAAGATCCAGTGTGAAATATTAGGGTTGTCAACAAGTCCATCAACAGGCGGTGCATACGCTATTCTGCTTAAGGAGAGTGACGGCTCAAGAAGACTGCCCATTATTATCGGCGCGTTTGAAGCTCAGGCAATAGCCCTTGAACTGGAGGGAATCCGTCCGCCGAGACCATTAACACATGACCTCATACGAAATATTATTGATAATCTTGGTGCTAACGTTTTGGAAGTTGTCGTTGACGAATTGAGAGAGAATACTTTCTTCGCCAAAATCATTCTTGATGTTTCTTCAATGACAAATGAAATTGATGCAAGACCCAGCGATGCTATTGCAATTGCTGTCCGGACTCATGCACCCATTTATGTAGCTGAATCAGTTATGGATACTGCGGCATTCATTCCTGCTGAAGACAGTGAAAAAGAATTCCTTGACAAGGAAGTAAATAATGTTGAAAAAGAACCTGTCCCTAAAACCAAGGAAGCTAAACTTGCTGCATTACAGAATAAATTGAGGGAAGCTATAAATGCCGAAGAATATGAAAGAGCGGCAAAAATTAGAGATGATATTCAAAAACTAACAAGCAACAACTGACAATTTCAGTTAAAGATCTTTTCTCCTATCCTGCACTCAAGACATTTTTCCCGCGAACAGTAACTCCTGAAAAGTTCAATCAAACCCTGGTATAAGACACTTCTTTTCCAGGCATCATTCAGATGCAGTGTAGATGATACTTCATTTACAAGATTATTTTCACTGTTCTGATAATAGTTAAGATATAACTTCATCACACGGTGAGATAATTCTTTTTTTCCGAACATATCAAAATACATGGCAATGACAGGCAAAATCACATTGATGATAATTTCATCGGCACGGGAAACCCCTACAAAATATTTAATATCATAGTCTATTTTTTTATTAAAGATATAATGCTGTTTCCAGTAGCCGTCTGCATTTACTACCATCAGGTTTCTTAGTTCGCGGGTTAGTTTATTTGGATTATTGATATTCTTAAACTGGTTTAAAATCTTTATGACCAGGTTTTCTTTGAGCAGCCTGTGAAGAAGTCTGACTCCCCCGGCTAATCTTATGGTAGGAAAGTTTTGAGGTCTTAACTTAAAGAAATGCCATTGTTCTTCAGAGAACCTCACACCATCATATTTTTCCTTCAAATTATTCCACGCCTCCTGAACTGACCTCAGGTAATCGATTGTATCATCATCTGCGTCATTAAGTTTTGCAGGAAGTAAACCCCCAGCGTGCAGAAGTAAAGATTCAACTTCAATATTAAAATCCTTTACAGGAATATTCTTAAGTATAAATTCTATTTCCACAGCTTTGGCAAGCTTGTGCATTATCTCTTTATTTTTTGAATAACCCAGTGCTTCAAATATGGATTCATAGATCAGCTGATGCCAGACTGCCTGATCACCAAAATCTTTTTGAGTAAAATTCCGGTTATAAAAATCTTCCCCAAGACTGTACCTGACTACGGGTTCTTTCAGTTTAAGTTCATTGAGATAAATTATTTCTTTCAGCCGCTGAAGCATTCTTTCCTTTTTAATTTTGAACCTTTCAATACCGAGATTAAAGAGGAAATCTATTTTATCTTTTTCAGTAACCAGGTTATTTAACTCGACGCACGGCATCTTATTAATCCTGTTCTTTCTTTCAGCCGTAATTGCATTGTGCAGGTGGCTCTTCAAATCATTTTTCAGTAAAGACTCAAACGCGACTGATTCTACTTTTCGTCCATCCTGGGTGTAAACAAAATTATGGTTTGAATCATTAAGGAGTGCCGCGTGAAGAATAACTTTATTATACCGCTTGTTCAGAAAATGCCCATGTTTTTTCCAATCGGAATGAAAGCTGTCAATTTCAACATCGCCGGTATAAGTGATGTTCCCTATCTGAATTCTTGCATTCCTGAAATCAGGTCCGCCCAGTTCGATGTTCTCTGTACCGGCATCGAGTATTTTAATCTGCTCACCGTCATGCGAAACCAGGCTGGAATGGAAATTCTGCTCTTTCCATATTTCGTGAAGAAATTTCTCAAGAACTTTTATTTTCTTTTCCACTGCTTCCCCGCTGTTAAACTATTTACTAACAAAAATAACGGGCATTGATTGTGTGATTGGAAGATGCCCGGTGTTTGTCGACTTGAAAAAAAATGCTACTGAATTCTGTGAAAGGATATTCCACTCCGGGTAATTATTTTTTTTTGCTGCCTGTCCGGAAATGATTTTTGAAATTGTACTCACATTCCTTCCTCATAAGAAATGTTAATTTATCCTGACCAAAATTAACAAATATAATCTTAAGAGTAAATTTAAATTAACTTCTCATAATCCTGTCAATCGTTCTGTTCAACTGTATTATTTCTTCAGTAACAGCACCAGCAAAATTTTCAGAACTATCTTTATAAATGAGTGACCGGCTGATATTCAATAAGTAATTCGGATATTCAGTAAACCTTAATATCTTCACGATGTCTTCGAGGCTGCCGCCTTGTGTGCCGATACCTGGAATCAACAGCGGAAGTTGTTTGAGAATACCGATATTATCCTTTAACTCTTTGGAATTTGTAGCTCCGAAAACAACACCGTAGCTATCAGTATTTCCCCATTTATGTATCCGTTGAATAACCTTTTGGAACAGCATTGTTCCGTCATAAAGTTTTTGTTTTTCAAATTCTGCTGAAGAGGGATTTGATGTTAGCGAAAGTACGAACACAAGTTTATCCGGGAATGAAGCAAATGGCGCAACAGAATCCTCTCCCATATATGGATTTACTGTACATGCATCGCACCCGAAATATTCAAATGACGACTTTGCATACATTTGTGATGTATTGCCGATGTCACCTCTTTTTGCATCGCCAATAATCAGAATGTCTTCCGGAATATGTTTTATTGTCTGATAAAGATTTTCAAATCCTTTGGCGCCATCTCTTTCATAGAAGGCAAAATTTAATTTATACGCTGCGGCGTGTTCACGGGTTGAGTCTATTATACTCTTATTAAATTCAAGTAAGGGATTATCAAGTTGTTTCAGATGTTCAGGTATTTTTTCAATATCAGAATCAAGTCCGACACAGATGAATTTTCCTTCGGCATTTTTCGATTGAAGTTTTTCTTTTGCAGTCATGATATTTTTGATTTAATAAAAGTTTATAACTCACTTAATACACATTATTAAGTGCACCGCTTATTTGTGAAAGAAACCTGATTATAAAGTTTTGTCTCCTCTGAAATGGATTAAGTTGATGACCTGTTTAGTAATTATAACTTAATTCGGTGCTAATATATCTTTTTAAAAAGCGAATTCAAACTACCGGGATAATGAAAGGTAAGTTCGGAAAGATGAAAATATCATGTATAGTTTTTTCGTGTCCGGTAAACGTTCGCAACTATACCAAGCATAAACAAATTTATTATGAGCGATGTTCCGCCGTAACTAACGAAAGGCAGCGGGATTCCTATCACCGGCATAATACCGACTGCCATACCTATATTTATTAAAAAGTGAATTGTGTACACCGACAGAATACCGACTATTACGAGACTTAAAAATTCATCTTTTGTGTAAGAAGATATTTTAAGAATTTTTAGAAATAGATACAGAAAGAGAATCAGTGTTAATGCCGCACCTATAAAACCAAACTCCTCGCCAATCACACAATAAATAAAATCCGTCCACTGTTCAGGAATAAACTGAAGCTGCGTTTGGTTACCGGATAAAAATCCTTTACCCCAGAACCCGCCGGAGCCGATAGCTACTTTTGCCTGGATCGAATTGTATCCCGAGCCGAGAGGATCAGCCATTGGATCGATGAACGATTGAATTCTTTTCTGCTGATGAGGACTTAAAAGTCGGTATACATAATCGGCAAAAAATCCAGCGCCGATATTTAATGCTAGTATTGATCCGCTGAAAAAAATATCTTTTTTAAATATCAGTAGTGTAACTGTGACGAGAAATATTGCGCCGAGAAAATAATATAATCCAAACAACGCTGATAGAGCGACAAATGCCGGAGAGAGAACAACAAATAATCCGAACAGACTTATTCCCTTCCAGAATATCATTGTAAGTATCACCCCGAAGAAAACAAATGAACTTCCCATATCAGGTTCAAGAAGTATCAACCCAACAGGAATAAACCCAATCATCAGTGCAATAAGAATATCTTTAAATGATTCGATATCCGTATTCCGCCGGCTTAAAAATGAAGCTAGCGCCAGTATAGTTGCAATCTTTGCAAACTCTGATGGTTGAAAACCAAACGGACCAAGATCCAGCCAGCTTTTTGCTCCTGAAACTTTTCTTCCGGCAACCAATACAACTGCCAGTAGAAATAATGAAAATGCATAAGTAGGTATTGAAATAACTTTGAATGAGTTTGTAGGAATAGAATAAACAATGAAAAAAATTATCAGACCGACTCCGCCAAGTACAAGCTGCTTACTAAAATTTCCGCCGGCAGTAGGATGATTTATTGTAGCACTGTAAATCGCAACCAACCCGATAGACACTAATGCAAGTGCCGAAAATAATAGTCCAAGATCAAGCCTGTCATTCAGTTTATAATCAATTCTCAATCCGGGCACCTATTATCTTAGTCTCTGGATTAATTATCTTCGTTTTATTTTTTTTGTTCAGAAAAGCCTCTATCATTTTTTTTGCGATGGGAGCCGCGTGAGTCCCGCCGAATCCGACATTCTCAACTACAATAGCAAGAGCGATCTTTGGATTTTCATAAGGCGCAAAGCCGATAAATAAAGCGTGATCCTTTCCGTGAGGATTTTGAGCCGTTCCCGTTTTACCAGCGACATGTACGTCAGGCATTTTTATATGTGTAGCTGTTCCGGCGCCATTTACAACAAGAAACATTCCTTCTTTAACGATGTCGAATACTCTCTGGTTTATTTTTGTATCCACCTCTTTAAATTTTAAAGGAACAACTTCTTTTGTGTTGTCATCGAGATAACCTTTTACCAGATGTGGAACATGACCTTTTCCATTGTTTGCTATCAGTGCGACGTAGTGCGCAAGTTGAAGCGGAGTTACACTAACTTCTCCCTGACCGATCCCCAAACTCGCCATTATACTTCTCGGCCAGTTCTCACCATAAATTTTTTCATAATATTTTGTATCGGGAATCATGCCAGCAGATTCCTCGCCAATGTCAATACCTGTTTTCGAGTTAAAGCCGAAACGTTCACTGTACTCTTTAAATTTATCTAAACCGATTTTATAAATGAGACTGTAGAAAAAAGTATTACAAGATTTTTCTATAGCGTGAATTACATTAACAGATCCGTGAGAACCATGACATTTGAAAAACCTGCCGAAAGTAAATCCTCCGCCGCAAAAATATGTTGTCGATGGTGTGATTACACCCATATCAAGAGCTGCTATTGCGGCAAGTATCTTATAAGTCGAGCCGGGCGGTTTTAAAGACATTGTTGCACGGTTGAATGAAGGTTTGTTCGGATCTTTATAAAGCTGATCCAAAAACTCTTTTGAGGTTACGTAAGAAAACTGATTGAGATCATAATCGGGAGCGCTAAGTAACGCAAGAATTTCACCTGTTGTTGGTTCAATTGCAACGACAGCACCGCGCTTACCTTTGAATTCCTCCTCAGCTACACGCTGTACATCTGCATCGATTGATAAAACAAGATCGTGACCTTTAATAGATGTTTTGTCCTCAATACCTTCCTTAAATTTTCCTATTTCCTTTCGCTTGGAATCAACAAGAATATAGTTGAAACCTTTTTCTCCCCTCAAAACTTTTTCATAAGTTTTTTCAATGCCGTTATAACCGACATAGTCGCCGGGTATGTAGTAGTCTTTCTCTTTTTCAAGTTGTGAAGAAGAAATTTCTTTTGAGTATCCGAACATATGTGAACCAACTATTCCTGAAGGATATCCTCTTTGCATTTCAACTATATAATCCACACCAGGAAGATGTTCAGAATTTTCTTCGAGCCAGGAAACTACTTTAAAATCAATTCCTCTTTTAATTCTTATGGGTATATATTTTGAATAAATCCTGTTGTTGATCAGTATCCTGCTGATATACCCGGAATCGACCTCAAGAACAGTTTCAAGTATCCTGTTTAATCTGGCATCATAGTTTGCGGGAGTTATACGGAGTGTATACGCAGGTACATTACTGACAATCACTTCAAGGTTTCTGTCATAGAAAACTCCGCGCAACGGAGTTTGTTCGATGGCTTTGATACTATTGTCAGCGGATTTAGTATCATATTCCTGTTGCTGAAGAATTTGCATCTGGAATAATCTGAATAACATGACCAGAAAAATTCCAACCAGGATAAAATAAATTATCGTTCTCCTTTCAGATGAACCTACACCTGTACTCAACCAAATCTCCTTTTGGGGGCAAAGATCATAACTAATAAACTTACGACGGCTGTAAACAACCCGGGAAGCATTCCCTGTTCAAAGAAAAGCAGTAAAACATTTCTGTTAAAATCTGTGTCAGAAAAAAATGCATAAACTATTGAATCAATTATTGAGCATAATAATACAATAAGTATAAACGGATAGGAATGCAGATATATTTCTCTCTTATTCTCATTCGAAAAATATCCTGCGATAAAACCTACAAAAGTTTTTGACAGCATTGCGCTTCCTAACAAACTTCCTGTAATCAAATCGAAAAAAAGTCCGAATACAAATCCCGCAACAGCACCGTAAATCTGACCATTACGAATCGA
It includes:
- a CDS encoding electron transfer flavoprotein subunit beta/FixA family protein; translation: MKIAVCVSHVPDTATKIKIGSAEKIIDPAGVTYIINPYDEFAVEEALKLKEKFGGDSEVTAVSVGNDANKETIRKALAMGVDKGILLKTDVETDSYFVASALSGELKSGGYDLILFGKQSVDFDNSITGQLTAEMLGYNCISVVVLLNIDGNKITAEREIEGGREVISTELPAVITAQKGLNEPRYASLKGIMAAKKKVIEEKVLTDIQNKTEILKLRLPSPKNPGRIIGTDKSAVPELVRLLREEAKVI
- a CDS encoding electron transfer flavoprotein subunit alpha/FixB family protein; protein product: MPKKILIFIEQRENKLKKTSYETATVAHSIASALGYETEAVVIGGEIENINTIQSYGLNKIVHFKNSDLINYSSSAYKNIVSGYAKETGAEYVIFPNSSLGKDLAPLVSVNLNAGIIMDIIDFTINDNTITLTRPVYAGKALMDVKFNSDVKVFTLRPNVFKPVSSDSSTEIEIRNVDNPNLTNRVTESKKSEGKLDVAEADIIVSGGRGMKGPENFHLIEELADALGAAVGASRAVVDAGWRPHREQVGQTGKTVSPSLYVACGISGAIQHLAGMSSAKYIVAINKDKDSPIFNIADYGIAGDIFEILPAFTEEVRKLKA
- a CDS encoding bifunctional nuclease family protein, producing the protein MHKIQCEILGLSTSPSTGGAYAILLKESDGSRRLPIIIGAFEAQAIALELEGIRPPRPLTHDLIRNIIDNLGANVLEVVVDELRENTFFAKIILDVSSMTNEIDARPSDAIAIAVRTHAPIYVAESVMDTAAFIPAEDSEKEFLDKEVNNVEKEPVPKTKEAKLAALQNKLREAINAEEYERAAKIRDDIQKLTSNN
- a CDS encoding DUF2851 family protein, which gives rise to MEKKIKVLEKFLHEIWKEQNFHSSLVSHDGEQIKILDAGTENIELGGPDFRNARIQIGNITYTGDVEIDSFHSDWKKHGHFLNKRYNKVILHAALLNDSNHNFVYTQDGRKVESVAFESLLKNDLKSHLHNAITAERKNRINKMPCVELNNLVTEKDKIDFLFNLGIERFKIKKERMLQRLKEIIYLNELKLKEPVVRYSLGEDFYNRNFTQKDFGDQAVWHQLIYESIFEALGYSKNKEIMHKLAKAVEIEFILKNIPVKDFNIEVESLLLHAGGLLPAKLNDADDDTIDYLRSVQEAWNNLKEKYDGVRFSEEQWHFFKLRPQNFPTIRLAGGVRLLHRLLKENLVIKILNQFKNINNPNKLTRELRNLMVVNADGYWKQHYIFNKKIDYDIKYFVGVSRADEIIINVILPVIAMYFDMFGKKELSHRVMKLYLNYYQNSENNLVNEVSSTLHLNDAWKRSVLYQGLIELFRSYCSREKCLECRIGEKIFN
- the pyrF gene encoding orotidine-5'-phosphate decarboxylase; translation: MTAKEKLQSKNAEGKFICVGLDSDIEKIPEHLKQLDNPLLEFNKSIIDSTREHAAAYKLNFAFYERDGAKGFENLYQTIKHIPEDILIIGDAKRGDIGNTSQMYAKSSFEYFGCDACTVNPYMGEDSVAPFASFPDKLVFVLSLTSNPSSAEFEKQKLYDGTMLFQKVIQRIHKWGNTDSYGVVFGATNSKELKDNIGILKQLPLLIPGIGTQGGSLEDIVKILRFTEYPNYLLNISRSLIYKDSSENFAGAVTEEIIQLNRTIDRIMRS
- the rodA gene encoding rod shape-determining protein RodA encodes the protein MRIDYKLNDRLDLGLLFSALALVSIGLVAIYSATINHPTAGGNFSKQLVLGGVGLIIFFIVYSIPTNSFKVISIPTYAFSLFLLAVVLVAGRKVSGAKSWLDLGPFGFQPSEFAKIATILALASFLSRRNTDIESFKDILIALMIGFIPVGLILLEPDMGSSFVFFGVILTMIFWKGISLFGLFVVLSPAFVALSALFGLYYFLGAIFLVTVTLLIFKKDIFFSGSILALNIGAGFFADYVYRLLSPHQQKRIQSFIDPMADPLGSGYNSIQAKVAIGSGGFWGKGFLSGNQTQLQFIPEQWTDFIYCVIGEEFGFIGAALTLILFLYLFLKILKISSYTKDEFLSLVIVGILSVYTIHFLINIGMAVGIMPVIGIPLPFVSYGGTSLIINLFMLGIVANVYRTRKNYT
- the mrdA gene encoding penicillin-binding protein 2; translation: MLFRLFQMQILQQQEYDTKSADNSIKAIEQTPLRGVFYDRNLEVIVSNVPAYTLRITPANYDARLNRILETVLEVDSGYISRILINNRIYSKYIPIRIKRGIDFKVVSWLEENSEHLPGVDYIVEMQRGYPSGIVGSHMFGYSKEISSSQLEKEKDYYIPGDYVGYNGIEKTYEKVLRGEKGFNYILVDSKRKEIGKFKEGIEDKTSIKGHDLVLSIDADVQRVAEEEFKGKRGAVVAIEPTTGEILALLSAPDYDLNQFSYVTSKEFLDQLYKDPNKPSFNRATMSLKPPGSTYKILAAIAALDMGVITPSTTYFCGGGFTFGRFFKCHGSHGSVNVIHAIEKSCNTFFYSLIYKIGLDKFKEYSERFGFNSKTGIDIGEESAGMIPDTKYYEKIYGENWPRSIMASLGIGQGEVSVTPLQLAHYVALIANNGKGHVPHLVKGYLDDNTKEVVPLKFKEVDTKINQRVFDIVKEGMFLVVNGAGTATHIKMPDVHVAGKTGTAQNPHGKDHALFIGFAPYENPKIALAIVVENVGFGGTHAAPIAKKMIEAFLNKKNKTKIINPETKIIGARIEN
- the mreD gene encoding rod shape-determining protein MreD, coding for MRSDYFISLLIFFPVLVIQTTIVPLISLSGVVPDLILIVLVYYSIRNGQIYGAVAGFVFGLFFDLITGSLLGSAMLSKTFVGFIAGYFSNENKREIYLHSYPFILIVLLCSIIDSIVYAFFSDTDFNRNVLLLFFEQGMLPGLFTAVVSLLVMIFAPKRRFG